One genomic window of Thermorudis peleae includes the following:
- a CDS encoding VOC family protein, with protein MDDVRFWLDEPRFDVAHLAHVELLTPDLDGSVRFFTDYVGLSISGERGHSVYLRGWDDYAHHTLKLTAGPTAAMEHFAYRTTSPEALARCVALAEQAGLGIGWIDGDEGHGPAYRFRTSDGHIVELLWEVEWYQAPPTQRPALKNQASRFPARGCNARRLDHINLFAADVRSTRLDLQRVLGLRFTEAIIFDDGSEKGAWLTANNKGYEVAITEDQTGARGRFHHVCYAVDTREEVLRAADIAIDQGVRIEYGPHKHAIQQTVFLYLIEPGGHRVEIGCPGARLVLAPDWTTVVWSEAERKRGQAWGLATVSTFHTYGTPPVDPVAAGR; from the coding sequence ATGGACGACGTACGATTCTGGCTTGACGAGCCGCGATTCGATGTCGCACATCTGGCCCATGTCGAGCTGTTGACGCCAGATCTTGATGGTAGCGTTCGGTTCTTTACTGACTACGTAGGGCTCTCGATCAGTGGAGAACGGGGACATTCAGTCTATCTGCGAGGCTGGGACGATTACGCTCACCACACCCTGAAACTGACGGCTGGGCCGACGGCCGCGATGGAACACTTTGCCTATCGCACGACATCACCCGAGGCACTGGCACGTTGCGTTGCATTAGCTGAACAAGCTGGATTGGGCATTGGCTGGATCGACGGCGATGAAGGACACGGACCTGCCTATCGCTTCCGGACAAGTGATGGGCATATCGTCGAGCTCTTATGGGAAGTTGAATGGTATCAGGCGCCACCGACCCAGCGACCCGCTCTGAAGAACCAAGCATCACGGTTTCCAGCGCGTGGCTGCAATGCCCGACGGCTCGACCATATCAATCTCTTCGCTGCCGACGTGCGGTCGACACGACTCGACCTACAACGTGTGCTAGGACTACGCTTCACTGAGGCAATCATCTTCGACGACGGCAGCGAGAAAGGAGCCTGGCTAACAGCGAACAATAAAGGCTACGAGGTCGCAATCACCGAAGATCAGACGGGTGCGCGAGGGCGCTTTCATCACGTCTGCTACGCCGTGGACACGCGCGAAGAAGTACTGCGGGCTGCCGACATTGCTATTGACCAAGGGGTGCGCATCGAGTACGGCCCGCACAAGCACGCGATCCAGCAGACCGTGTTCCTCTATCTTATCGAGCCAGGTGGACACCGGGTTGAAATCGGCTGCCCGGGCGCCCGGCTTGTCCTCGCGCCGGACTGGACGACGGTAGTGTGGAGCGAGGCTGAGCGGAAACGTGGCCAAGCGTGGGGACTTGCCACCGTCTCAACGTTCCACACCTATGGCACCCCACCGGTTGATCCTGT
- a CDS encoding 4-carboxy-4-hydroxy-2-oxoadipate aldolase/oxaloacetate decarboxylase gives MTTEIPEDQLGSWCAELAELGVATVYEASGRQGLIDVPLTPILPGAQVCGPALTVLCGQGDNLMVHAAMEQVRPGVVLVITMPEPEPVALVGELLALQAQVRGAAGLLVDAAVRDVDQLRAMKLPVWARFIRVRGATKEKVGALNAPVVIGGARIEPGDLVVLDDDGAVTVARARVPDVLTAARARAAREHRMREELRRGALSYDLHGLRAVVEGQRAAQG, from the coding sequence ATGACGACGGAGATACCTGAGGACCAACTTGGCTCGTGGTGTGCTGAACTCGCTGAGCTTGGAGTTGCGACAGTCTATGAGGCTTCAGGCCGGCAAGGATTGATTGATGTGCCACTGACGCCAATTCTGCCTGGCGCGCAGGTCTGTGGCCCGGCCCTGACTGTGCTCTGCGGCCAAGGAGATAACCTCATGGTGCATGCCGCAATGGAGCAGGTGCGTCCCGGTGTTGTGCTCGTCATCACGATGCCTGAGCCGGAACCGGTGGCGCTGGTCGGAGAACTGCTGGCGCTTCAGGCCCAGGTGCGGGGTGCCGCTGGGTTACTCGTCGATGCCGCTGTGCGCGATGTTGACCAGCTGCGTGCCATGAAGTTACCCGTCTGGGCGCGCTTCATCCGCGTGCGGGGGGCGACGAAAGAAAAAGTCGGCGCGCTGAATGCTCCCGTAGTAATTGGCGGGGCGAGGATCGAGCCGGGAGATCTCGTTGTCCTTGACGATGACGGGGCTGTCACCGTAGCCCGGGCACGGGTACCTGATGTGCTGACTGCTGCTCGCGCCCGGGCAGCGCGTGAGCACCGGATGCGTGAAGAACTCCGGCGCGGAGCACTGTCCTACGACTTACATGGCCTACGTGCCGTCGTTGAAGGGCAACGAGCTGCGCAGGGATGA
- a CDS encoding PIG-L deacetylase family protein — protein sequence MTKRLLVVGAHAADFVWRAAGAIALATAQGAQATVLALSYGERGESGELWKEPGQTVERVKQIRHEQAERAAQILGAQFVCFDLGDYPLEIDRAALERLAAFIRDVGPDIIITHTPHDPFNPDHPVTHDAVMRARLLASGAGVASAFETVKPPVVYCFEPHQPELCGFTPNVFLDITPVYEQKIMAMQQIGSQQYLQHYYTELAERRGNHARRISGDATVRYAEAFQRITPAVVRWLPSHDEGEVSR from the coding sequence GTGACCAAACGGCTGCTCGTCGTGGGAGCACACGCGGCCGACTTTGTCTGGCGAGCTGCTGGAGCCATTGCTCTAGCGACTGCCCAAGGAGCACAGGCAACGGTCCTCGCACTGTCCTATGGTGAACGGGGGGAATCTGGCGAACTCTGGAAGGAGCCAGGGCAGACTGTTGAACGGGTCAAGCAGATTCGCCACGAACAAGCTGAACGTGCTGCGCAGATCCTGGGGGCACAGTTCGTTTGCTTCGACTTGGGCGACTATCCCCTGGAAATTGACCGGGCTGCTCTGGAGCGGCTGGCTGCCTTCATTCGCGATGTCGGGCCCGATATCATTATCACCCACACACCACACGATCCCTTCAACCCCGATCACCCAGTCACACACGATGCAGTGATGCGAGCACGACTCCTTGCGTCGGGCGCTGGTGTCGCCAGTGCATTTGAGACGGTGAAGCCCCCAGTTGTCTACTGCTTCGAGCCGCACCAGCCTGAACTCTGTGGCTTCACGCCGAACGTCTTCCTTGATATTACGCCAGTCTATGAACAAAAAATCATGGCGATGCAGCAGATTGGCTCACAGCAATACCTCCAGCACTACTACACTGAGCTAGCAGAACGCCGCGGTAACCATGCCCGACGGATCTCGGGGGATGCAACGGTTCGGTATGCCGAAGCATTCCAGCGCATCACACCAGCCGTCGTTCGCTGGCTACCGAGCCACGATGAGGGAGAGGTATCCAGATGA